The Fusarium oxysporum f. sp. lycopersici 4287 chromosome 1, whole genome shotgun sequence DNA segment TTTCATTGACGTCTGGTTAAGATGGTGACCGGTAATACCCTagattttaattaaattGACCACGAGGTCTCGGTCAGCCTCTATATGTCCACACTATTGGCCGACGCTAGGCAGCGCGACAAGGGTCTACTAATTATGTATAACTGACAGAATACTAAGATAGAAGTTAGTCTTCAGGTATCGATTGATCAGTGAAGGCCATAACAAATTACGGACTATATTGCATATTGAATATACTTTGCAATATGGAATTAATTAAATCAATAAGTTGAGCCATGTTTAGAGTAATAAGTATTAAACTTCAGTATCATTTACCTTTCCTTCCACCCCCAGGGCCTTTGTCCTTCCCCACTATGATTTGGTGGGTAGTGACCTCACTTACCCTCGCCCGGCCATGTAGCTCCATTTGCCGCCTCGCCTACCTTACCCTGCTCTTACATCATTCATAAAGACAACAACCTAacaacatcaacctcattTTGACACCCGTTCACGACCTGAAACACCAAGCGCACTTCCGCCGATAATCACCGTGAACGATTATCACAACTGCCGATGACTCACCGCTCCTAGAACTTCCGCCTGCCTACGCTAAGGGCGCCAGTCAGCGCTTCACGATCTAACTTGGCGCATATTGCTATCTCACATTCTACACTATAAATACGACACTTTCACCATACATCTCGCCTATCTGATGCGACCGGACGTCGAGTGTGTATACTTCTTGGACTGAGGTGACGTGACCGTAACGCCTGCTCGTGTGCGACTCTGCCGTACTCGAGCGCCGAAGGTGAACAACATGGGATCTTCGCGCCAGCGTGAGCTTCGACCCGAGGACTCGTGGCGCTTTGTTGAAGGCGAGAACGACAGTTTCGACACAAGTATTCTCCCATCGCTTGGGGAATCATCACCACCTACATCCTCAGGCAACATACCCTCCCAACCATTTTCTCAAGGAAATCTCAGCTTCGCATCGCAGGATAGCATTCGCGACTTTGGGGCAGACCCAGACGACGAGCAGGTCATTCTACGAGAGCCGTTCAGGCCGAGTCTTTCGCGCGCAAGTGTGAGCGCGAACGGAGAGCGAGTCTTTCGATCACCCGATCCAGAATTTCACATGCCGCGCATCGATACTGCGAGTGAGGGAAGTAGTAGGAGTGAGCGCACGATAAGAGGACTGGGCATAGAATATGGCGGCAACGAAGGtgtgaggagaagaggaaatcCACCACATTCGAGTCCACCCAAGCAGAGAAATGCGCGCGCAAGATATGAGACCGAGGATGAATATCATCGCCGCCAATATCGCGAACAGCCACCGCCAACAGTTGGAAATCAAATCGCTCAAAGCATCCCAGCGGCGATATACAATACACTTGCATGGTTTCTTAACGTTATCGGGCTAGCATTCCGCTACGCTCAGAAACCTTTTGCGATTCTACTGGCTATCTATCTTTGCTTTGGTGGTCTTATTATTGCACAGAACATGGCAACTCGCTCTATCGCCGCATCTCTATCCCCTCTTTGCCGTATCCCGGGCGCATCGTTACTAAATCTTCCGTTCTGTCCTTCTCTGGATACGATAGTGCCTGCTGGAGGCGATGGATTACCCGTTGAGTTCGATGATCTCATGAATGTGCAGTCAAAGTTCGAGCAAGTTCTTGAAAAGAGCTCTGATGGAGTGTCTCTCCCATTCGAGATGAAAAGATCTGAAACGGCCATCCGAGATCTACGCAGCCTTGTGCGACACAGCGATCTACAAGCTCGCGATGAGTTGCTGTTTGAGTTCGACGGTTACATCGACACGGCGAGGCAGACGTCTTCGGACTTGCAGAAGTTCAACACCCATGTTGGGtctgctgttgatgctgtcatAAGCATCAATCGCTGGACATCTCGTTATCTCGATACTCTATCCCCAGAAACAGATGATGGGAAGTCGATTTCCTCGCCCTCGCCTATTCTTGGCTGGGCTTCGTGGCTCTTTCACCCGTTCCAGCCAACTACAGATCATATCTTCAATGAGCGAGTTCTCCTAGACAAGTATATTGAACATACAGCTCTTGTCTCGGATCGTATCGCGACCCTTATCCTTGAAGCGCAGGCCGTTCTGCGCCTGCTTACAAAAGCCGAGGATCATCTGATGCTCATCTACGACATCAGTTCTCGCTCCTCTGCCGATACAGCATCTCGTCGTGAAAACGTCCTCTGGAATATCTGGACACTTGTCGGTGCAAACTCGAACCAACTTAACAGCCTTTCCCGCCAACTGGCTCTTCTGCGCCAGGTTGACGCACAGCGTTCTTCAGCAGTTGCACAGGTCAACGCGCTTATCCTCGAACTCGAGAGCATCCAAGCTGGTCTGGGCGACTTGCGTGACCGTGTTGCTGAGCCAGAGGTGCTCCGCAATGGTATTGGTAGTGGACCTCCAATCCCTCTGAGCGTGCATATTGAGACCATTGATCGAGGCGTCGAACGTCTGGAGGACGCAAGAAGCAGAATTCGTGCTGCCGAGAATGATCGCGTTCGAGATGCACTTGCTAGAGGCGGAGTCCGTAATGAGCCGTTGCTGGAGGGTAAAGGAAAGCGTGGTGAAGGGAATTGAGCAGTGCATTATGATCAGAAACCAGAACGTAGTAATTTGGATCATCGAACTTTGATTATGTTTGGCGTTTGGAGCGTACCTAGAGCGAGAAATATGAACGATTTGAACCCTCAGATACATTGGCGCATGCAGGGGAATAGCTAGTTCTTGGAAATATATGATAACCTGATCTAAAATATGAAAATCTTGGTCATTTGATAATGCTACCCATGTTGCTTCATATCGTGATTGTATATTGTTTGGGTATATGCTTTGTTGATGGCTGGTGATTTCTTCTACACAAGAGATCGTTCAGCCATGGTGGAAAACCCAATGGTTTATCCAGTCCAGACCCTGGCTACTATTCTGGACAACACGCAAATAGTAGATGGGATGCCATTGCTAGCCCGCTGCTCTGCACCTCCTATCCTCTCAACGAGCCCCTGTATATACAATTCTCGTAAATCCAACCAACGCCTCATTAAATGCCTTTCCAATGCACCAATGTACCCGAAAAAAAAGTCGTATAATCAATGGATCGGCCTAGATCCCAAAACCCTGCCTATGACATAAACGCCTGACCTATGTTGCCCCATCAAATGCAAGAGATGTTTTCTGACCATGATCAAAGCAGAATTAGAAATAGCCTGGGAAAACTTTTGAGAGTGCTCGTAGCCCTGTGATCACGTTAGTGTATGCTTTTACGTCCATTTAGATAAACGACTTACATATCGCCCTTTGAGAGTCCGGATCGTCGAAAGGCGCGTTCTTGGCTGCAATTTCACGCATGCGTTGTCGAGCAAACGAAGAAGGACTTCCGCGTCTTGGCGTTGGATCCGTATTCAACTCGGAATTCTCTGGCTGTGTTGGGAGCATATTCAAAAGTCGAGGTCTGGGCCTTCTTGTCTTTGGAATCTGGGCTGGAGCTGGTGGGCGAGTGTttggttctggttctggttctggttcttgGAATTGTGCGAGGGTGGACGATACTGGTGGCGTTTCTACTCGTCCCTCCACATTCGTTGCTGTATTTGTAACAGGTTGTCGTCTAAACTTGGGTAGCTTCAAGGTAACAAGTGGCGACGAGGAAGGTCGTGAAGGTGATGGTGAGGTTCGGAATAGTCTTTTACTCCAGTCCTTCATCTTCGTGTTATCACCTTCCTCAGATAAATCCTCGAGATCGACTCTTTGACGTAATTTCCTCAGAGCACGTTCTCGACGCACCATTCCGTTAGTGATCCTTGGACTGTAACCTCTGGGCAACATTGAATGCTTGCACATAGGACAGAGAGAACTATTCTTTGACAGAAACTCGTCGATACATTCGGGATGGAATATGTGACCGCAAGGAAGCTCCCGAATGATGGTGACTCGGTGTTCGAAATTGGTGAGGCAGATGTGACAACTAGGTTGGAAATTAGTAGCAGCGTTGTCGCCTGAGGC contains these protein-coding regions:
- a CDS encoding hypothetical protein (At least one base has a quality score < 10), producing the protein MTANKYPIYAISGQEGQNMMRQLSYYSGSVDDIPYGENISTLYGPNPKDYVRIWTELSVQDESGIPPLWAFFLIVIGALLAIFAFVSITMHLVQRRRRISLRKRVESGEVDLEAMGIKRLTVPATHITSFPLFTYNADPDSTAPPPTPSSTRRMRSSRGFDQRSTRSGASVRSKRSNIGASGDNAATNFQPSCHICLTNFEHRVTIIRELPCGHIFHPECIDEFLSKNSSLCPMCKHSMLPRGYSPRITNGMVRRERALRKLRQRVDLEDLSEEGDNTKMKDWSKRLFRTSPSPSRPSSSPLVTLKLPKFRRQPVTNTATNVEGRVETPPVSSTLAQFQEPEPEPEPNTRPPAPAQIPKTRRPRPRLLNMLPTQPENSELNTDPTPRRGSPSSFARQRMREIAAKNAPFDDPDSQRAIWLRALSKVFPGYF